One window of the Marmota flaviventris isolate mMarFla1 chromosome 2, mMarFla1.hap1, whole genome shotgun sequence genome contains the following:
- the Blcap gene encoding apoptosis inducing factor BLCAP, with the protein MYCLQWLLPVLLIPKPLNPALWFSHSMFMGFYLLSFLLERKPCTICALVFLAALFLICYSCWGNCFLYHCSDSPLPESAHDPGVVGT; encoded by the coding sequence ATGTATTGCCTCCAGTGGCTGCTGCCCGTCCTCCTCATCCCCAAGCCCCTCAACCCCGCCCTGTGGTTCAGCCACTCCATGTTCATGGGCTTCTACCTGCTCAGCTTCCTCCTGGAGCGGAAGCCTTGCACAATTTGTGCCTTGGTTTTCCTGGCAGCTCTGTTCCTCATCTGCTATAGCTGCTGGGGAAACTGTTTCCTGTACCACTGCTCGGATTCCCCGCTTCCAGAATCAGCACACGACCCTGGTGTTGTGGGCACCTAA